A DNA window from Streptococcus mutans contains the following coding sequences:
- a CDS encoding TraX family protein, with protein sequence MNRFQFKLFLATFMMLDHIDFLVSEEMGIWLHILTRFVAVGFAYLAVEGFFYTKDITKYLMRLYIAAGLMFLGNNLINFMLHKPQVAAYHNIFLTLALGVTMLWLYQKIEHKVTKIIVTVSVLLLGLIFTEGGDVVLPFMLITYLNFSNSLRRNLWYLALSVLLFFTIVGIPMPSSSQESLTNLILLNPDFCFVTIIPLLFLYNGQQGLKNKFSQYFFYVFYPAHLWILAIMHYLLIKV encoded by the coding sequence ATGAACAGGTTCCAATTCAAATTATTTCTAGCTACTTTTATGATGCTAGACCATATTGATTTTTTGGTTTCAGAAGAGATGGGGATTTGGCTCCATATCTTGACACGTTTTGTGGCAGTTGGTTTCGCTTATTTAGCTGTTGAAGGATTCTTTTATACGAAGGATATCACAAAGTATCTCATGCGCTTGTATATAGCGGCAGGATTGATGTTTTTGGGAAATAATCTTATCAATTTTATGCTGCATAAACCTCAAGTAGCTGCTTATCATAATATCTTCTTGACCTTAGCCTTGGGAGTTACCATGCTTTGGCTTTATCAAAAAATAGAACACAAGGTGACAAAGATTATTGTGACGGTTTCGGTTCTGTTGCTAGGATTGATCTTTACTGAAGGAGGAGATGTTGTTTTACCGTTTATGCTGATTACTTACTTGAACTTTTCCAATTCATTGCGTCGCAATTTATGGTATTTAGCTTTATCGGTACTACTATTCTTTACAATTGTAGGTATTCCAATGCCTTCTTCCTCTCAAGAGAGTTTGACAAATTTAATACTTTTGAATCCTGACTTTTGTTTCGTTACGATTATTCCTTTATTGTTCCTTTATAATGGTCAGCAGGGCCTTAAAAACAAATTCAGCCAATATTTCTTCTATGTTTTTTATCCCGCTCACCTTTGGATTTTAGCTATCATGCATTATTTACTAATAAAGGTGTAA
- the hdrM gene encoding hdrR negative regulator HdrM codes for MKKNYFWYGLLGLLALYLITIAFIPGFHIFFSNMLMLALFFMLIALSNRSIFFFFLALGFLSIYLKDIFHFDYSTGPLFTGIIIIGVILNSFLKPHYSYSYKGNHYFNMKQNANYIDNETDVFLKTLFSENTSYVTSQELNKIIIDTKFGEQSVDLSQAQFMTDSPEIHIDISFGETNLRIPNNWKIINKTHSPFASISFSGFPSTNGDFINVTLTGTVAMGSLNIQY; via the coding sequence ATGAAAAAAAATTATTTTTGGTACGGTCTGCTTGGGCTTCTCGCACTTTACCTTATTACTATTGCTTTTATCCCGGGATTTCATATTTTCTTTAGCAACATGTTGATGTTGGCCCTGTTCTTTATGTTAATAGCTTTGAGTAACAGGAGTATCTTCTTTTTCTTTCTAGCCTTAGGTTTTCTTAGTATCTACTTGAAAGATATCTTTCATTTTGACTATTCTACCGGACCGCTTTTTACGGGTATAATCATTATCGGCGTTATCTTAAATAGTTTCCTCAAACCACACTATTCTTATTCTTATAAAGGAAATCATTATTTTAATATGAAACAAAATGCTAACTACATTGATAACGAAACAGATGTCTTTTTAAAAACACTTTTTTCTGAAAATACCAGTTATGTGACTTCTCAAGAATTAAATAAAATTATTATTGATACTAAGTTTGGAGAACAATCTGTTGATCTCTCTCAAGCTCAATTTATGACAGATTCTCCCGAAATTCATATAGATATTAGCTTTGGTGAAACCAATCTGCGTATTCCAAACAACTGGAAAATCATCAATAAAACTCACTCCCCCTTTGCTTCCATTTCATTTTCAGGTTTTCCTAGCACAAATGGTGATTTTATTAACGTTACATTGACTGGAACAGTGGCTATGGGATCTCTAAACATTCAATATTAA
- the hdrR gene encoding LytTR family transcriptional regulator HdrR, whose product MEIHLNPKHQSVEVFLEKEIFFLNIRDILFIEINNRKTYVHTNDKIYKSHLLLRDFKEILPDYFQQIGKSQIANSLEISAINKSFSSTPKISFRHSSKTTWVSRKYYKELLMKKRSLL is encoded by the coding sequence ATGGAGATTCACTTAAATCCTAAACATCAGTCAGTAGAGGTCTTTTTAGAAAAGGAAATTTTCTTTTTAAATATTAGAGATATTCTCTTTATTGAAATCAACAATCGGAAAACTTATGTTCATACTAATGATAAAATTTACAAAAGCCATTTGCTTCTGCGCGATTTCAAAGAAATTTTACCTGATTATTTTCAGCAAATTGGCAAGAGTCAGATTGCCAATAGCCTTGAAATTTCTGCCATCAATAAGTCTTTCTCCTCTACCCCCAAAATTAGTTTTAGACATTCATCCAAAACAACTTGGGTATCTCGTAAATACTACAAAGAATTACTTATGAAAAAAAGGAGTTTACTATGA
- a CDS encoding DUF1129 domain-containing protein, with protein MDVQNLTKKNQEFINIVTHQLLQSGKSDEDIQTILAKTLPEIIEKQKQGIPARSFLGAPTAWAAQFIETEQNKSTASAPKNTNPWLMWLDTSLFFLAVVTLITGFLNFFSKQAPTYGIVTLTFLGFGGGAIMFLTYHFFYRYSGMPKSERPSFIKSFGILAFFMIFWMFLYAATGFLPAFLNPKVPGFVLLVICALAFGIRYLLKKKYNIENALAPQQRK; from the coding sequence ATGGATGTACAAAATCTTACTAAAAAAAATCAAGAATTCATCAATATTGTAACACATCAATTACTCCAATCAGGTAAATCCGATGAAGATATTCAAACTATTCTCGCCAAGACTTTACCTGAAATTATCGAAAAACAAAAGCAAGGAATCCCCGCACGTTCTTTTTTGGGTGCACCAACTGCTTGGGCAGCTCAATTTATTGAAACAGAACAAAACAAGTCAACAGCTTCTGCTCCTAAAAATACAAATCCCTGGCTTATGTGGCTAGATACTTCCCTCTTCTTCCTTGCTGTTGTGACCTTAATAACAGGATTTTTAAATTTTTTTAGCAAACAAGCACCTACCTACGGGATTGTGACACTTACCTTTCTTGGCTTTGGTGGCGGTGCTATCATGTTTTTAACTTATCACTTTTTCTATCGCTACTCAGGAATGCCTAAAAGTGAACGTCCTAGTTTTATCAAATCATTTGGGATCTTAGCATTCTTCATGATTTTTTGGATGTTTCTTTATGCAGCAACAGGCTTCTTACCAGCTTTTCTCAATCCCAAAGTTCCAGGCTTCGTCTTGCTTGTTATTTGTGCCCTCGCTTTTGGTATTCGTTATCTGCTTAAGAAAAAATATAATATTGAAAATGCTTTGGCTCCTCAACAAAGAAAATAA
- a CDS encoding magnesium transporter CorA family protein, producing the protein MKQMFLSTATEFKEIETFEPGAWINLVNPSQEESLQIAERFNIDITDLRAPLDVEETSRVSVEDDYTLIIVDVPTPEERNSRSYFITIPLGIIVTETAVITTCLESLTLFDNFWSHRIRNFYTFMKTRFVFQLLYRNAGLYLTALRSIDRQSDKIEAQLEKATRNEQLIDMMELEKSIVYLRASLKLNERIVKKLSSNTSSLKKYVEDEDLLEDTLIETQQAIEMAGIYENVLNVMTETSASIISNNQNTIMKTLALMTMALDIPTVIFSAYGMNFQNNWLPLNGLNHAFWYIVLIAAAMSAIVVIYFIRKKWF; encoded by the coding sequence ATGAAGCAAATGTTTCTTTCAACAGCAACCGAATTTAAAGAAATCGAAACATTCGAGCCAGGTGCTTGGATTAATTTGGTCAATCCCTCCCAGGAAGAGTCTTTACAGATTGCTGAAAGGTTCAATATTGATATCACAGACTTAAGAGCACCGCTTGATGTTGAAGAAACCTCACGTGTTTCTGTTGAGGATGATTATACTCTCATTATTGTTGACGTTCCCACACCAGAAGAACGCAACAGCAGAAGTTACTTTATTACAATTCCTCTTGGTATTATTGTCACAGAAACAGCTGTTATTACGACTTGTTTAGAATCTTTGACTCTCTTTGACAATTTCTGGAGCCATCGTATTCGTAATTTTTATACTTTCATGAAGACACGTTTCGTTTTCCAGCTCCTCTATCGCAATGCCGGACTTTACCTAACTGCCCTGCGTTCTATTGATCGTCAAAGCGATAAAATTGAAGCTCAGCTGGAAAAAGCAACACGCAATGAACAGCTAATTGACATGATGGAATTAGAAAAATCAATTGTCTACCTCAGAGCCTCTCTAAAACTTAATGAACGAATCGTTAAAAAGCTCTCCAGCAATACATCCAGTCTCAAAAAATATGTGGAAGATGAAGATTTGCTGGAAGATACTTTAATTGAGACACAACAGGCCATTGAGATGGCAGGTATCTATGAAAATGTCCTTAATGTTATGACTGAAACTTCTGCTTCAATTATTTCTAACAACCAAAATACTATAATGAAAACTTTAGCTCTGATGACAATGGCTTTAGATATACCAACTGTCATTTTCTCTGCTTATGGTATGAATTTTCAAAATAACTGGTTACCACTAAATGGATTGAATCATGCTTTCTGGTATATCGTCTTAATTGCAGCAGCAATGAGTGCTATTGTCGTTATTTATTTCATTCGCAAAAAATGGTTTTAA
- the uvrA gene encoding excinuclease ABC subunit UvrA, with protein sequence MQDKLIIRGARAHNLKNIDVEIPRDKLIVMTGLSGSGKSSLAFDTIYAEGQRRYVESLSAYARQFLGNMDKPDVDSIDGLSPAISIDQKTTSKNPRSTVGTVTEINDYLRLLYARVGIPYCKNGHGAITASSVEQIVDQVLILPERTRMQILAPVVRRKKGQHKAVFDRIQKDGYVRVRIDGDIMDVAEVPELSKNKMHNIEVVVDRLVQKDGIRGRLFDSIEAALHLGDGYVIIDTMDDHELIFSEHYSCPVCGFTVPELEPRLFSFNAPFGSCPTCDGLGIKLEVDLDLVIPDENKTLREGALAPWNPISSNYYPQMLEQAMNAFGVDMDKPWKDLSDGDKKFVLHGSGDKAFHFHYQNDFGGVRDIDIPFEGIISNISRRYHETNSDFTRNVMRSYMNELPCATCHGYRLNDQALSVRVGGEEGLNIGQVSELSIADHLSLLTHLELSENEKTIATPIVKEIKDRLTFLNNVGLNYLTLSRSAGTLSGGESQRIRLATQIGSNLSGVLYILDEPSIGLHQRDNDRLISSLKKMRDLGNTLIVVEHDEDTMMAADWLVDVGPGAGALGGEIVASGTPKQVAKNKKSITGQYLSGKKKIPVPLDRRKGSGRFIEIKGAAENNLQNINVKFPLGKFIAVTGVSGSGKSTLVNSILKKVIVQKLNRNSEKPGKYKSISGIEHIDRLIDIDQSPIGRTPRSNPATYTGVFDDIRDLFAQTNEAKIRGYKKGRFSFNVKGGRCEACSGDGIIKIEMHFLPDVYVPCEVCHGTRYNSETLEVHYKDKNIAEILNMTVNDAAEFFAPIPKIARKIRTIKDVGLGYVTLGQPATTLSGGEAQRMKLASELHKRSTGKSFYILDEPTTGLHTDDIARLLKVLERFVDDGNTVLVIEHNLDVIKTADHIIDLGPEGGVGGGQVIATGTPEQVAEMTESYTGQYLKGRLNER encoded by the coding sequence ATGCAAGATAAATTAATTATTCGTGGAGCGCGTGCTCATAACTTAAAAAATATAGATGTGGAAATTCCGCGTGATAAGTTGATTGTCATGACGGGCTTATCGGGTTCAGGAAAGTCCAGTCTGGCTTTTGATACCATTTACGCCGAAGGGCAACGCCGTTATGTTGAGAGTTTATCGGCTTATGCTAGACAGTTTTTAGGAAATATGGATAAGCCTGATGTTGATTCGATTGATGGTCTTAGCCCTGCTATTTCCATTGACCAAAAGACAACCAGTAAAAATCCACGTTCTACTGTTGGTACAGTTACAGAGATTAATGATTATCTCCGATTATTATATGCACGCGTTGGTATTCCTTATTGTAAAAATGGTCATGGTGCTATCACGGCTTCTTCAGTAGAGCAAATTGTTGATCAAGTTTTGATCTTGCCTGAGCGGACACGAATGCAGATTTTAGCACCTGTTGTTCGGCGGAAAAAAGGTCAACATAAGGCAGTATTTGATCGCATTCAAAAAGATGGCTATGTTCGTGTGCGTATAGATGGCGACATTATGGATGTAGCAGAAGTTCCTGAACTTTCAAAAAATAAAATGCACAACATTGAAGTGGTTGTTGATCGTCTCGTGCAAAAGGATGGTATTAGAGGACGTTTGTTTGATTCCATTGAAGCAGCTTTGCATTTGGGAGATGGTTATGTCATCATTGATACTATGGATGATCATGAATTGATTTTCTCAGAACACTATTCTTGTCCTGTTTGTGGTTTTACTGTTCCAGAATTGGAACCGCGTCTCTTTTCTTTTAATGCACCCTTTGGTTCTTGTCCTACCTGTGATGGTTTAGGGATTAAATTAGAAGTCGATTTGGACTTGGTTATTCCAGATGAGAATAAGACTTTGAGAGAGGGAGCGCTGGCTCCTTGGAATCCTATTTCTTCAAACTATTATCCGCAGATGCTAGAGCAAGCCATGAATGCTTTTGGTGTAGATATGGATAAACCTTGGAAAGATTTATCAGATGGGGATAAAAAGTTCGTCTTACATGGTTCAGGTGACAAAGCATTTCATTTTCATTATCAAAATGATTTTGGCGGTGTCAGGGATATTGATATTCCTTTTGAAGGCATTATTAGCAATATTAGCCGCCGTTATCATGAAACTAATAGTGATTTCACACGTAATGTCATGCGCAGCTATATGAATGAGCTGCCTTGTGCAACCTGTCATGGTTATCGACTCAATGATCAAGCTCTTAGTGTACGGGTTGGCGGCGAAGAAGGCCTAAATATTGGTCAGGTATCTGAGCTATCCATTGCGGATCACTTGAGTTTGCTGACTCATTTGGAACTGTCGGAAAATGAAAAAACCATTGCAACACCCATTGTCAAGGAAATTAAGGATCGTCTGACTTTCCTTAATAATGTGGGTCTTAATTATTTGACTTTATCACGCTCAGCAGGAACGCTATCAGGAGGCGAAAGCCAACGCATTCGTCTAGCAACTCAGATTGGTTCTAATTTAAGCGGTGTACTTTATATTTTGGATGAACCTTCCATTGGTTTACATCAAAGAGATAACGACCGCCTTATTTCCAGTCTTAAGAAAATGCGAGATTTGGGGAATACTTTGATTGTTGTCGAACATGATGAAGATACCATGATGGCAGCTGATTGGCTGGTTGATGTTGGACCGGGAGCAGGTGCTTTAGGTGGTGAAATTGTTGCCTCAGGCACCCCAAAGCAAGTTGCTAAAAATAAAAAGTCTATTACTGGACAGTATTTATCTGGTAAGAAAAAAATTCCTGTACCTTTGGATCGTCGTAAAGGGAGTGGCCGTTTCATTGAAATCAAAGGAGCAGCAGAAAACAATCTGCAAAACATTAATGTCAAATTTCCTCTTGGAAAATTTATTGCCGTTACAGGTGTTTCGGGTTCTGGTAAATCAACACTGGTTAATAGTATTTTAAAAAAAGTCATTGTTCAAAAACTCAATCGTAATTCTGAAAAGCCAGGCAAATACAAGTCTATTTCAGGAATTGAACATATTGATCGTTTAATTGACATTGATCAAAGCCCAATTGGCCGTACACCAAGATCCAATCCTGCCACCTATACAGGTGTCTTTGATGATATTCGTGACCTTTTTGCTCAAACCAATGAAGCTAAAATTCGCGGTTATAAGAAGGGACGTTTTTCTTTCAATGTTAAAGGCGGACGCTGCGAAGCCTGCTCAGGTGATGGCATTATCAAAATTGAAATGCACTTTTTGCCAGATGTTTATGTGCCTTGTGAAGTCTGTCATGGAACGCGTTATAATAGTGAGACTTTGGAAGTTCATTACAAGGACAAAAATATTGCAGAAATTCTTAATATGACAGTCAATGATGCAGCAGAATTTTTTGCACCGATTCCTAAAATTGCTCGCAAGATTCGAACCATTAAGGATGTTGGTCTTGGCTATGTAACTCTTGGACAGCCAGCGACCACTTTATCAGGTGGGGAAGCGCAGCGCATGAAGTTGGCTTCTGAACTGCATAAACGCTCAACGGGTAAGAGTTTTTATATTCTTGATGAGCCTACAACTGGTCTCCATACAGATGATATTGCTAGACTTCTTAAAGTCTTAGAGCGCTTTGTTGATGATGGCAATACTGTGCTTGTCATTGAGCATAATTTGGACGTCATTAAAACAGCTGACCATATTATTGACTTGGGACCGGAAGGCGGTGTTGGTGGTGGTCAAGTCATAGCAACTGGAACACCAGAACAAGTAGCTGAGATGACGGAAAGCTATACAGGACAGTATTTGAAGGGAAGACTAAATGAAAGATAG
- a CDS encoding M24 family metallopeptidase produces MKDRLITFEEKLSQSPAEAILVTGQKNVYYLTGFWGTAGTVFISKNRRLFLTDARYSLLARQTITDFDIIETRSALAEIVKIIKADKLSVIGFESAITYSYYQELAATFADYRLLALTNFVEELRMIKDTDEIEAIRRACQISDRAFADVLDFIKPGQTSELDVANFLDFRMRKYGASGLSFETIVASGYRSAIPHGVAGDKVIQLGEMLTMDFGCYYNHYVSDMTRTIHIGVPTDEERTIYDIVLNSNRALIDILRPKMTRRDYDKAARDVIAAAGYGQAFTHGIGHGIGLDIHEIPYFGNVEGRIESGMVITDEPGIYLDGKYGVRIEDDLLVTKDGCEVLTLAPKELIILK; encoded by the coding sequence ATGAAAGATAGATTGATAACATTTGAGGAAAAGTTATCTCAATCGCCAGCTGAAGCTATATTGGTAACTGGCCAAAAAAATGTTTATTATCTAACAGGCTTTTGGGGAACAGCAGGAACAGTTTTTATCAGTAAAAATCGCCGTCTTTTCCTAACCGATGCTCGCTATAGTTTGCTTGCTCGGCAAACCATCACAGACTTTGATATTATCGAAACACGTTCAGCACTTGCAGAAATCGTTAAAATAATCAAAGCCGATAAGCTTTCAGTAATTGGCTTTGAGAGTGCTATTACTTATTCTTATTATCAAGAATTGGCAGCGACTTTTGCGGATTATCGTTTACTTGCTCTGACGAATTTTGTAGAAGAGTTACGCATGATTAAGGATACTGATGAAATTGAAGCTATTCGTCGTGCCTGTCAAATTTCTGATCGTGCTTTTGCAGATGTCTTAGATTTTATCAAACCGGGGCAAACGTCTGAGTTGGATGTGGCTAATTTTTTAGATTTTCGTATGCGAAAATATGGTGCAAGCGGCCTATCCTTTGAAACTATTGTTGCATCAGGTTACCGTTCTGCTATTCCTCATGGAGTGGCCGGTGATAAAGTGATTCAGTTGGGCGAAATGTTGACCATGGACTTTGGCTGTTATTATAACCACTATGTCAGTGATATGACACGTACTATCCATATTGGTGTTCCGACTGATGAGGAACGCACTATTTATGATATTGTCCTGAATTCTAATCGTGCTTTAATTGATATACTTAGGCCCAAAATGACACGTCGTGATTATGATAAGGCTGCGCGTGATGTGATTGCAGCAGCAGGTTATGGACAGGCTTTTACGCATGGCATCGGTCATGGTATTGGTCTGGATATTCACGAAATACCTTATTTTGGTAACGTTGAAGGCAGAATTGAATCTGGTATGGTTATCACAGATGAGCCTGGTATTTATCTAGATGGCAAGTATGGCGTTCGCATTGAAGATGATCTCCTTGTAACTAAGGATGGTTGTGAAGTGTTGACCCTAGCTCCTAAAGAGTTAATTATTTTAAAGTAG
- a CDS encoding deoxycytidylate deaminase, whose protein sequence is MTNRLSWQDYFMANAELISKRSTCNRAYVGAVLVKNNRIIATGYNGGVADTDNCDDVGHEMEDGHCIRTVHAEMNALIQCAKEGISANNTEIYVTHFPCINCTKALLQAGVKKITYNTAYRIHPFAIELMTQKEVEYVQHDVPRVKLGEK, encoded by the coding sequence ATGACGAATAGACTTTCTTGGCAAGATTATTTTATGGCAAATGCAGAGTTGATTTCTAAACGTTCCACCTGCAATCGTGCCTATGTCGGTGCTGTATTGGTTAAAAATAATCGAATTATTGCAACGGGTTACAATGGTGGTGTGGCTGATACAGACAATTGTGATGATGTTGGACATGAAATGGAAGATGGGCACTGTATCCGTACAGTTCACGCCGAAATGAATGCCTTGATTCAATGTGCTAAGGAAGGGATTTCTGCCAATAATACGGAAATCTATGTCACGCATTTTCCTTGCATTAATTGCACTAAGGCTCTCTTACAGGCAGGCGTCAAAAAAATTACCTATAATACAGCTTATCGTATTCATCCCTTTGCTATTGAACTCATGACGCAAAAAGAAGTGGAATACGTACAACATGATGTACCGAGAGTGAAATTAGGTGAAAAGTAA
- a CDS encoding ion transporter — protein MRQTIYEIIDSKDNDSTVGKCYNAFMILTISFSLLPLTVKTDSEWKYNIDNITSLLFLIDYLLRFCTADFHLNKGKLSFLYYPFTPLAIIDLLCLSPSVLLWNNSLKLLKIIRFTRMLRLFKIIRHSKNITIILNVLKKQKDSLVIVGIFSLGYIFLSALIIFNVEPNTFPSFFDAIYWATISLTTVGYGDIFAVSTIGKIITMFSSLIGVAIVALPAGIITAGYMEEIQNHKK, from the coding sequence ATGAGACAAACGATCTATGAGATAATTGATTCAAAAGACAACGATAGTACTGTTGGAAAGTGTTACAACGCTTTTATGATTTTGACAATCAGCTTTAGTTTACTGCCACTTACTGTTAAAACTGACAGCGAATGGAAATACAATATTGATAACATTACATCCTTGCTTTTTCTTATTGATTATCTTTTAAGATTTTGTACTGCAGATTTTCATCTAAACAAGGGAAAACTGTCATTTTTGTATTATCCTTTTACGCCACTTGCTATTATTGATTTACTCTGCTTATCTCCTTCAGTTTTACTATGGAACAACAGTCTCAAATTATTAAAGATTATACGTTTTACACGGATGCTGCGACTTTTTAAAATCATTCGCCATTCCAAAAATATTACTATTATTCTTAATGTTTTAAAAAAACAAAAAGATTCTCTAGTTATTGTTGGTATTTTTTCTTTAGGATATATTTTTCTATCGGCTTTAATCATTTTTAATGTAGAACCCAATACATTTCCCAGTTTTTTTGACGCCATTTACTGGGCAACTATATCTTTAACCACGGTGGGATATGGAGATATCTTTGCTGTCTCAACTATCGGTAAAATCATTACTATGTTTTCATCTCTCATTGGTGTTGCTATTGTAGCTCTTCCTGCTGGCATCATTACAGCAGGGTATATGGAAGAAATCCAAAACCATAAAAAATAG
- the efp gene encoding elongation factor P, with product MIEASKLKAGMTFETTDGKLIRVLEASHHKPGKGNTVMRMKLRDVRTGSTFDTTYRPEEKFEQAIIETRPAQYLYQMDDTAYFMDTENYEQYEIPIVNIENELKFILENSEVKIQFYGSEVIGVTIPTTVELVVTDTQPSIKGATVTGSGKPATLETGLVVNVPDFIEVGQKLVINTAEGTYVSRA from the coding sequence ATGATTGAAGCAAGTAAGCTTAAGGCTGGTATGACTTTTGAAACAACAGACGGAAAATTAATCAGAGTTCTTGAAGCCAGCCACCATAAACCAGGTAAAGGCAATACAGTTATGCGTATGAAATTGCGTGATGTTCGCACAGGTTCAACCTTTGATACAACTTATCGTCCGGAAGAAAAATTTGAACAAGCTATTATCGAAACACGTCCTGCTCAATACCTTTATCAAATGGATGACACTGCTTATTTTATGGACACCGAAAACTATGAGCAGTATGAAATTCCAATCGTTAACATTGAAAATGAATTAAAATTTATCCTTGAGAATTCAGAAGTTAAAATTCAATTCTATGGTTCAGAGGTTATCGGCGTTACCATACCAACAACTGTTGAATTGGTTGTTACTGATACGCAGCCATCTATCAAAGGGGCTACTGTAACAGGTTCAGGTAAACCAGCGACACTTGAAACAGGTCTTGTTGTCAATGTACCTGACTTTATTGAAGTTGGTCAGAAATTAGTTATTAATACCGCTGAGGGAACCTACGTTTCCCGTGCCTAA
- a CDS encoding Asp23/Gls24 family envelope stress response protein, giving the protein MENEMIGEIVISPRVLEVITGVATTKVEGVHSLHNKTVTDSLSKVAHGRGVYLKTEEDGTVSADIYVYLQYGINVPAVSMEIQRAVKTAVYDMAEVNLSEVNIHVVGIVPEKTPKPDMKNLFDEDFLDD; this is encoded by the coding sequence ATGGAAAATGAAATGATTGGCGAAATTGTTATTTCCCCACGTGTACTTGAAGTGATTACAGGTGTTGCGACAACGAAAGTTGAAGGTGTTCATTCGCTTCACAATAAAACAGTGACGGATAGTCTTAGTAAAGTTGCTCACGGTCGAGGTGTTTATCTCAAAACAGAAGAAGACGGAACAGTTAGTGCAGATATCTATGTCTACCTACAATATGGGATCAATGTACCTGCTGTTTCCATGGAAATTCAACGGGCAGTCAAAACAGCCGTTTATGATATGGCTGAAGTGAATCTTTCTGAAGTTAATATTCATGTGGTTGGCATTGTGCCGGAAAAAACACCCAAACCTGATATGAAAAACCTATTTGATGAGGATTTTCTTGATGACTAA
- the nusB gene encoding transcription antitermination factor NusB produces MTNVFVDSRRDLRERAFQALFSLEFGGDNLTAARFAYTYDKNEEEEAELPLFLLTLIQGVSDCRREIDKNISIHLKSGWTLSRLTLIDKSLLRLGLYEIKYHKETPERVALNEIIEIAKKYSDEKSSKFINGVLSQFVLERK; encoded by the coding sequence ATGACTAATGTATTTGTGGACTCTAGGCGCGATCTTCGTGAACGTGCTTTTCAAGCACTTTTTTCTTTGGAATTTGGTGGCGATAATTTAACAGCAGCAAGATTTGCTTATACTTATGATAAAAATGAAGAGGAAGAGGCTGAACTTCCTCTCTTCTTACTGACTTTAATACAAGGTGTATCTGATTGTAGAAGGGAAATAGATAAGAATATTTCTATTCATCTAAAATCTGGCTGGACGCTTTCTCGATTGACTTTGATTGATAAGAGCCTGTTGCGTTTAGGTTTATACGAAATTAAATATCATAAGGAAACACCAGAACGTGTTGCTCTTAATGAAATTATTGAAATTGCAAAAAAGTATTCAGATGAGAAATCCAGTAAGTTTATTAATGGCGTTTTAAGTCAGTTTGTGCTTGAAAGAAAATAA